A region of Sugiyamaella lignohabitans strain CBS 10342 chromosome A, complete sequence DNA encodes the following proteins:
- the MOD5 gene encoding Mod5p (Delta 2-isopentenyl pyrophosphate:tRNA isopentenyl transferase; required for biosynthesis of the modified base isopentenyladenosine in mitochondrial and cytoplasmic tRNAs; gene is nuclear and encodes two isozymic forms; converts to a prion form, and prion conversion contributes to azole antifungal resistance by upregulating ergosterol biosynthesis; GO_component: GO:0005737 - cytoplasm [Evidence IEA,IEA]; GO_component: GO:0005829 - cytosol [Evidence IDA] [PMID 9872948]; GO_component: GO:0005739 - mitochondrion [Evidence IEA,IEA]; GO_component: GO:0005739 - mitochondrion [Evidence IDA] [PMID 14576278]; GO_component: GO:0005739 - mitochondrion [Evidence IDA] [PMID 16823961]; GO_component: GO:0005739 - mitochondrion [Evidence IDA] [PMID 9872948]; GO_component: GO:0005730 - nucleolus [Evidence IDA] [PMID 9872948]; GO_component: GO:0005634 - nucleus [Evidence IEA,IEA]; GO_component: GO:0005634 - nucleus [Evidence IDA] [PMID 9872948]; GO_function: GO:0005524 - ATP binding [Evidence IEA,IEA]; GO_function: GO:0046872 - metal ion binding [Evidence IEA]; GO_function: GO:0000166 - nucleotide binding [Evidence IEA]; GO_function: GO:0052381 - tRNA dimethylallyltransferase activity [Evidence IEA]; GO_function: GO:0052381 - tRNA dimethylallyltransferase activity [Evidence IDA] [PMID 18852462]; GO_function: GO:0052381 - tRNA dimethylallyltransferase activity [Evidence IDA] [PMID 3031456]; GO_function: GO:0016740 - transferase activity [Evidence IEA]; GO_process: GO:0006400 - tRNA modification [Evidence IDA] [PMID 18852462]; GO_process: GO:0006400 - tRNA modification [Evidence IMP] [PMID 3031456]; GO_process: GO:0008033 - tRNA processing [Evidence IEA,IEA]) has product MLENGLYDEVKEMYEEFKKIEQRDGPGSVDLERGVWQVIGFKQFLPWLKGEVDSPAGGIDSMKQATRKYATRQTKWIHKKLLPMCQADYAVGDREAALLDATDLSKWNQNVFSRGVQICQDFMNATPGTIPNYSVPLAPAGLEELLKARSAEKAFNSDKWKHHVCEICTRLDSEPCISIGEEAWKTHLNSKRHRLAGRKLQKQEAFEHWKRKQSENPQSNSDLSPNTPKEANVAADEQSEKKQKI; this is encoded by the coding sequence GGCCAGGGTCTGTGGATTTAGAAAGAGGTGTTTGGCAAGTAATTGGGTTTAAGCAATTTCTGCCCTGGCTGAAAGGAGAAGTAGACTCACCGGCAGGTGGGATTGATTCAATGAAACAGGCAACTAGAAAGTATGCTACAAGGCAAACTAAATGGATCCACAAGAAACTATTACCCATGTGTCAGGCGGATTATGCCGTAGGCGATAGAGAAGCTGCACTCTTAGATGCAACCGATCTGTCTAAATGGAATCAGAATGTATTTAGTCGAGGTGTTCAGATCTGTCAGGATTTTATGAATGCCACTCCTGGTACGATTCCTAACTACTCTGTTCCGTTAGCTCCAGCAGGATTGGAAGAGTTGCTAAAAGCTCGCAGTGCTGAAAAGGCTTTCAACTCTGACAAATGGAAACATCATGTTTGTGAAATCTGTACTAGACTTGACAGCGAACCTTGTATTTCAATTGGCGAAGAAGCTTGGAAAACGCATCTTAATAGCAAGCGTCACAGGCTTGCTGGTCGTAAACTTCAGAAACAAGAAGCCTTTGAACACTGGAAAAGGAAACAATCGGAGAACCCACAGTCAAATTCCGACCTGTCTCCAAACACTCCTAAGGAGGCCAACGTGGCTGCTGACGAAcagtcagaaaaaaaacaaaagatcTGA
- the RIM20 gene encoding Rim20p (Protein involved in proteolytic activation of Rim101p; part of response to alkaline pH; PalA/AIP1/Alix family member; interaction with the ESCRT-III subunit Snf7p suggests a relationship between pH response and multivesicular body formation; GO_component: GO:0005737 - cytoplasm [Evidence IEA,IEA]; GO_component: GO:0005737 - cytoplasm [Evidence IDA] [PMID 14562095]; GO_component: GO:0005634 - nucleus [Evidence IEA,IEA]; GO_component: GO:0005634 - nucleus [Evidence IDA] [PMID 14562095]; GO_function: GO:0003674 - molecular_function [Evidence ND]; GO_process: GO:0001403 - invasive growth in response to glucose limitation [Evidence IMP] [PMID 11698381]; GO_process: GO:0016485 - protein processing [Evidence IDA,IGI,IMP] [PMID 11698381]; GO_process: GO:0006508 - proteolysis [Evidence IMP] [PMID 11698381]; GO_process: GO:0009268 - response to pH [Evidence IMP] [PMID 11698381]; GO_process: GO:0030435 - sporulation resulting in formation of a cellular spore [Evidence IMP] [PMID 11698381]) → MTKFPSDIRLDFVWYSTLGYATNAANSYRSLQFERINVLYNIGAVYSRLGCKVPKTSHQDGLKHAYQYFQFAAGAFKYLINDVLPQFENAPPLALDNNTLESLLYLNLAQAQECFWLKAVNDGLKNIIIAKLASEVSELYAASLSYSNRSSILRTEWVEHIAFKKDHFNAAAQYRASMDCLDRGKYGEEVARLRVAVNSSASALKRKRYISPSVLADLQGLHTKAKSDLVRAEKDNDLIYLQDVVNDRDLPSIGRSSVSKPILPPGLADLPDPVPFASLLPHILYQTARAFQEKIEAYVQRHIVTEVESLNSKLHAEFQRLNLPGALDAVEKPLGVPQTLISYAEEIRSNGGLPRLEEAFQDIARISGECQRLIKEATDTLTVEESEDNTLRAEFGTKRWSRPTSKEAAPHIWKQLDAFKENLDIAAKIDEESTSKLTAVGSLLTVLSRGQPALEQFLPHATVVKLSPILEQAMGDLRAAISKCRGTELDRSQYLKVLQAEVNKVDLRKLYQKTLII, encoded by the coding sequence GTGGTATAGTACCCTAGGCTATGCTACAAATGCAGCCAATTCGTATAGGTCTCTTCAATTTGAGCGAATCAATGTTCTGTATAATATTGGTGCTGTGTACTCCCGTCTGGGATGTAAGGTGCCCAAGACATCGCACCAAGATGGACTTAAACATGCTTACCAGTACTTTCAATTTGCTGCGGGTGCTTTTAAATATCTCATAAACGATGTCCTTCCTCAATTTGAAAATGCTCCACCACTAGCCCTTGACAATAACACTCTTGAATCGCTACTGTATTTGAACTtggcacaagcacaagaaTGCTTTTGGCTGAAAGCTGTCAACGACGGGCTCAAGAATATAATTATAGCTAAACTAGCAAGTGAGGTCTCTGAACTGTATGCTGCATCCCTATCTTATTCGAATCGCAGTTCTATATTACGAACTGAATGGGTAGAACATATTGCATTTAAAAAGGATCATTTCAATGCCGCAGCACAGTATCGTGCCTCAATGGACTGTTTAGATCGAGGAAAATatggagaagaagtagcCAGGTTGAGGGTCGCTGTAAATAGCAGCGCATCTGCactgaaaagaaagagataCATTTCCCCTAGTGTGTTGGCGGATTTACAAGGACTCCACACAAAGGCCAAGTCAGACCTTGTGAGAGCTGAAAAGGATAATGATCTCATATATTTACAGGACGTGGTAAATGATAGGGACTTGCCTTCTATTGGACGTTCGTCTGTGTCAAAACCCATTTTACCACCTGGACTAGCAGACTTGCCCGACCCTGTCCCTTTTGCATCGCTATTGCCACATATTTTATACCAAACAGCTAGGGcattccaagaaaaaatcGAAGCTTATGTTCAACGACACATTGTTACAGAAGTGGAGTCACTCAATAGTAAATTGCATGCTGAATTCCAGAGACTAAATCTCCCCGGGGCATTGGATGCTGTAGAAAAGCCCCTTGGTGTGCCACAGACACTTATTAGCTATGCTGAAGAAATTAGATCCAATGGAGGTTTACCTAGATTGGAGGAAGCATTCCAGGATATAGCGAGGATATCTGGAGAATGTCAAAGACTGATTAAAGAAGCTACTGATACACTGACGGTAGAGGAATCAGAAGACAATACTCTGAGAGCTGAATTTGGTACTAAACGCTGGTCACGACCAACATCTAAAGAAGCGGCACCTCACATTTGGAAGCAGCTTGATGCATTCAAGGAAAACCTCGACATTGCCGCCAAGATCGATGAAGAATCTACGTCGAAGCTGACCGCCGTTGGATCTTTACTGACTGTTCTTTCTCGTGGCCAACCGGCTCTAGAGCAATTCTTACCACATGCGACAGTTGTAAAGCTCAGTCCAATACTTGAACAGGCCATGGGGGATTTACGTGCTGCCATTTCCAAATGCCGTGGAACTGAACTCGATCGCTCACAGTATCTCAAAGTGCTTCAAGCGGAAGTAAACAAAGTTGATCTTCGTAAGTTATATCAGAAAACACTGATAATTTGA